From the Flavobacterium galactosidilyticum genome, one window contains:
- a CDS encoding DndE family protein, whose amino-acid sequence MRIKISKENDELLYRIKTLYNFKNDGVVPRIALSFSLLSGKLFDIEKEITPSSDGKEFRDDKALFGTVIGEGSNLVIFKTIVDQHYSKNTFEDEFAKLFKLHLNHGLNIWNEKIESSNISNGDHIDILLKSIKNGLTLRSNTVKINSGIVQMNSMKEITSLLSFELGKTESGETIEIRINDLREFDNRNMAIAGMAGSGKTQLMKDILYQISKNTNNELKFIFFDYKGEGNPSQLKPFLDATKCEFIDIVNDNGVKFNPFLSISLDERQRPFSIKAFVDTIATFVPSVGVAQKNILTNVITDLFDSKNGAYPTINELFEAIEEYYEENNRRPDTLFAGIQDLTTNIFNCDPNNPNILDKSLYLNLPPALSDTLRQLVVFLLLRYFNTYFSSTNDCEPVDHIFPLRYVIVIDEAHIYLKNKNARKALEELLRLLRSKGVIIVMLSQGVEDYKTKDFDFASQVKLPICLNVQNKDYKAISNFVGTPSSKYKLETEIKKLESGKGLINIGEPKIIELRQWWKTKKEENI is encoded by the coding sequence ATGAGAATTAAAATAAGCAAAGAAAACGATGAGTTACTTTATAGAATAAAAACTCTATATAACTTTAAAAATGATGGTGTTGTTCCAAGAATTGCTTTATCTTTTAGTTTGCTTTCTGGTAAATTATTTGATATAGAAAAAGAGATAACACCAAGTTCAGATGGTAAAGAATTTCGTGATGATAAAGCATTATTTGGGACAGTTATTGGAGAAGGTTCAAATCTCGTAATTTTCAAAACTATTGTTGACCAACATTATAGCAAGAATACTTTTGAGGATGAATTTGCGAAACTCTTCAAACTTCATTTAAATCACGGTTTAAATATTTGGAATGAAAAAATTGAAAGCTCTAATATTTCCAATGGAGACCATATTGATATTCTTCTAAAATCTATAAAAAATGGACTTACATTAAGGTCAAATACTGTTAAAATAAACAGTGGAATTGTTCAAATGAATTCAATGAAAGAAATCACTTCATTACTCTCGTTTGAACTGGGTAAAACGGAAAGTGGTGAAACAATTGAAATTAGAATAAATGATTTGAGAGAGTTTGATAACAGAAATATGGCTATCGCAGGTATGGCAGGTTCAGGCAAAACTCAATTGATGAAAGATATACTTTATCAAATTTCTAAGAATACAAATAATGAGTTAAAGTTTATATTTTTTGATTACAAAGGAGAAGGTAATCCTTCACAATTAAAGCCATTTCTTGATGCAACAAAATGTGAATTTATTGATATAGTAAATGACAATGGTGTGAAATTCAACCCTTTTTTATCAATTAGTTTAGACGAGAGACAACGACCTTTTAGTATCAAAGCTTTTGTTGATACAATTGCCACCTTTGTTCCAAGCGTTGGTGTAGCTCAAAAAAATATTTTAACAAATGTAATTACAGACCTATTTGATAGTAAAAACGGGGCTTATCCAACAATTAATGAATTGTTTGAAGCAATAGAAGAATATTACGAAGAAAATAATCGAAGACCAGATACGCTTTTTGCAGGCATTCAAGACTTGACAACTAACATTTTTAATTGTGACCCAAACAATCCAAATATTTTAGATAAGAGCTTGTACTTAAATCTGCCCCCTGCTCTTTCAGACACATTAAGACAGCTTGTTGTGTTTTTGTTATTAAGATATTTCAATACTTATTTTAGTTCGACAAATGATTGCGAACCAGTTGATCATATTTTTCCACTTCGATATGTAATTGTAATTGACGAGGCACATATTTATTTAAAAAACAAAAATGCAAGAAAAGCACTTGAAGAACTTTTAAGACTTTTAAGATCCAAAGGTGTAATAATAGTAATGTTATCTCAAGGAGTTGAAGACTATAAAACAAAAGACTTTGATTTTGCTTCTCAAGTGAAATTACCAATTTGTTTAAATGTTCAAAACAAGGATTACAAGGCAATAAGCAATTTTGTTGGTACACCGAGCAGTAAATACAAACTCGAAACAGAAATCAAAAAATTAGAATCGGGGAAAGGTCTAATAAATATAGGTGAACCTAAAATTATTGAGCTAAGACAATGGTGGAAAACAAAAAAAGAAGAAAATATATAA
- the dndD gene encoding DNA sulfur modification protein DndD produces MKFSNIEINNFRQYYNSVNVDLETNDEKNIIIIGGRNGYGKTNFLLSIVWCLFGDKISQIDENFKKEIQKEKNYSSFMQQSINWTAKKENKTKFSVSIKISDIELPELRTLNSNTDSILIKRTFDVASMNEALSIIDVASNLEIFDDESDKINFINDYIIPIDAAKFVFFDAEKIAEIANLSIKDEGSFINDALGKILGLDTYETLIEDIEYYINSLKKEGASKNLQEQIINNEKAIEISEDQINNLEEENAERLKEIDDLRKKIREYDNLISQHSKQGNSIFDRNAVIIEIDKLKAKEVELNERFNELSEIIPLAILTGKLEEVKEHLDIQEKNELSQNSSKENSDKIENFIELLFNKPPEPENSTMSLKDKMFYYEKAQTLGSQLFKENGEYSELEFEHDLNNSEKKLIADAINLVNTQSKDLFETTIEEFNEIKVKLSDLNKTLSKVDADLEDELILEYSSKKETADYNITEKNRQIGENNQQITKLRSDIVRLNQQLVTLVKKVDINEQNKLKIQKSNQYIDVLNQFLDEQKNNHKDSLEETILSELKILMHKLNSEPNQTKFIEDVKVTILASGQGMKITLFDQDDNEIRKESLSSGEKQIYISCLIKAILKESVKNLPIFIDTPLGRLDEEHRDSITKKYYPTLSEQVVLFSTNSEITPKRFKEISGNISKSYLLFNDGVNTNLKNGYFNSYEN; encoded by the coding sequence ATGAAATTTTCAAACATAGAAATAAATAATTTCAGGCAGTATTACAACTCTGTAAATGTTGACCTTGAAACAAATGATGAAAAGAACATCATAATTATTGGAGGTCGAAACGGTTATGGTAAAACAAACTTTCTGCTTTCAATCGTGTGGTGTCTATTTGGCGATAAGATTTCACAGATAGATGAGAATTTCAAAAAAGAGATTCAAAAGGAAAAAAACTATTCTTCCTTTATGCAACAATCTATTAATTGGACAGCCAAAAAAGAAAATAAAACCAAATTCTCAGTAAGCATTAAAATATCAGATATTGAATTACCAGAATTAAGAACACTTAATTCAAATACAGATTCTATACTTATAAAAAGAACTTTTGATGTTGCTTCAATGAATGAAGCTCTTTCAATCATTGATGTTGCTTCAAACCTTGAAATATTTGATGATGAAAGTGATAAAATCAATTTTATTAACGATTACATCATTCCAATTGACGCAGCAAAATTTGTGTTTTTTGATGCTGAAAAAATAGCAGAAATAGCAAATTTATCAATAAAAGATGAAGGCAGTTTTATTAATGATGCTCTAGGAAAGATTTTAGGTTTAGATACATATGAGACTTTAATTGAGGACATTGAATATTATATCAATAGTTTGAAAAAAGAAGGAGCATCAAAAAACCTTCAAGAACAAATAATCAATAACGAAAAAGCGATTGAAATTTCAGAAGATCAAATTAATAATCTTGAAGAAGAAAATGCTGAAAGACTTAAAGAAATTGATGATTTAAGGAAAAAAATTAGAGAATATGACAATCTAATTTCACAACATAGCAAGCAAGGTAATTCTATATTTGATCGAAACGCTGTGATAATTGAAATTGATAAATTAAAGGCTAAAGAAGTAGAACTCAATGAACGATTTAATGAATTAAGTGAAATTATCCCTCTTGCTATTCTCACAGGAAAACTGGAAGAAGTAAAAGAGCATTTGGACATTCAAGAAAAAAACGAACTTTCACAAAACTCATCAAAAGAAAACTCGGATAAAATTGAAAACTTTATTGAACTACTATTCAATAAACCTCCTGAGCCAGAAAATTCTACAATGTCTTTAAAGGACAAAATGTTTTATTACGAAAAAGCACAAACATTAGGTTCGCAACTATTTAAAGAAAATGGTGAATATTCAGAGCTTGAATTTGAACACGATCTAAATAATTCTGAAAAGAAGCTAATAGCAGATGCTATCAACTTGGTTAATACACAATCCAAAGATTTATTTGAAACTACAATTGAAGAATTTAACGAGATAAAAGTAAAACTATCAGATTTAAATAAAACCCTAAGTAAAGTTGACGCAGATCTTGAAGACGAATTAATTCTTGAGTATTCTTCTAAAAAAGAAACAGCAGATTATAATATTACAGAAAAAAACAGGCAAATTGGTGAGAATAATCAACAAATCACAAAACTGAGAAGTGATATAGTACGACTCAATCAACAATTAGTTACCCTTGTAAAGAAAGTTGACATTAATGAACAGAATAAATTGAAAATTCAAAAGAGTAATCAATATATTGATGTTTTAAATCAGTTTCTTGATGAACAAAAGAATAATCATAAAGATAGCTTGGAAGAGACAATTCTTTCTGAACTTAAAATTCTTATGCACAAATTGAATAGCGAGCCTAATCAGACTAAATTTATTGAAGATGTAAAGGTTACTATTCTTGCTTCAGGGCAAGGAATGAAAATCACACTTTTTGACCAAGATGATAATGAGATCAGAAAAGAAAGTCTTTCATCAGGAGAAAAGCAAATTTATATCTCTTGTTTGATAAAGGCTATTTTAAAAGAATCAGTTAAAAATCTTCCAATTTTCATTGATACGCCATTAGGAAGGCTTGACGAGGAACACAGAGATAGTATTACTAAAAAATATTATCCAACACTTTCTGAACAGGTTGTTTTATTCTCTACAAACAGTGAGATAACACCAAAAAGATTCAAAGAGATTTCAGGTAACATTTCAAAATCATATTTACTTTTCAATGATGGAGTAAATACAAATTTAAAAAACGGATATTTCAATAGTTATGAGAATTAA
- a CDS encoding DNA modification system-associated small protein, whose amino-acid sequence MKIKETKVLQEQRLNEISTEKGVDYDSLKSLLESVRTKKLLKRNNYHQQKINDVIEKATK is encoded by the coding sequence ATGAAAATAAAAGAAACTAAAGTATTGCAAGAGCAAAGATTGAATGAAATATCAACGGAAAAAGGTGTTGATTATGATTCATTAAAGTCGCTACTTGAATCTGTTAGAACAAAGAAGTTGCTGAAAAGAAATAATTATCATCAGCAAAAAATTAATGACGTTATTGAAAAAGCAACAAAATGA
- a CDS encoding sigma factor-like helix-turn-helix DNA-binding protein, which yields MTIEEIYYSEDISVRSFNVCNDNDLKDLSAILKHYREHKTFGNLRNCGRKSNEELTDLCVKYIDYDGSQIVEPSKPEKQLITTISSFNRTQREIVNSFIEINSNNLSNRSKNAITSFLNGNLKIRNISERILTNDRFNFQDIKNVGTKTVTELKTFIHTITEFIEKVAEVESENDLVALRNRFFIEKTFSISSIPNEILESQSIFSLVDFLISKDAIFDKNQNIIFQKAFKIYDKQPELTLDDIAEEINISRERVRQIRKGIVENLFNSLQFTKNIEDDLYQKYNIDQTQLLTNIEDDLNNLINDVNKTNFSNEFNSFVIYTYISDKFDLIGEIEDVLLPKYFNSRERHNWDNFYLVNKKISCLFNFIDFANDLDKRSSERIEESYIFNFKSYLLSFLTSTNLDVINNISEVAEKILNNEFGIYIDTNDNIKFTRNSLKQAHEYAYEALKLLGKPSKVNEITKKVEELHPDYETNEAKVRASMKRDNGFVPIGRRSIFGLKEWENELENFKGGTIRQIVAEYLSNCSSPQHYSDITSYVLQFRPKTNEYSIIQNIKLDESKTFIFFKNSFVGLLNKTYDKTFVSMTNSETIEKKSWEERYTELTGFLALNNRLPFSSGCPEYEIKLYRWYKIQVGKTKNRGIEEEKSNLINEIIKNFEKGESTQRTSTNNIGRRKKVSSNSKYTYEDLTKFISINKRMPDSRDPNESSLYQFYYRNKKTLENIDALSAQDVKLVELIEKFGSSKHPKYTIDQLMEFIKINKRMPDSRETNERGLYQFLYKQRKLFEQGELEQSEENQFIEIAKIIQNYKYENKRN from the coding sequence ATGACAATTGAGGAAATATATTATTCTGAAGACATTAGTGTTCGTTCTTTCAACGTCTGTAATGACAATGACTTAAAAGACTTGAGTGCAATATTAAAACACTACCGTGAGCATAAAACTTTTGGCAATTTAAGAAATTGCGGAAGAAAGTCTAATGAAGAATTGACAGATTTATGTGTGAAATATATTGATTATGACGGTAGTCAAATAGTTGAGCCATCAAAACCTGAAAAACAACTTATTACGACAATATCTAGTTTTAATAGAACACAAAGGGAAATTGTAAATAGCTTTATCGAAATAAACTCAAATAATCTATCAAATAGGAGTAAAAATGCTATTACGTCCTTTCTAAATGGGAATTTAAAAATCAGAAACATTAGCGAGAGAATTTTAACTAATGATAGGTTCAATTTTCAAGATATAAAAAATGTCGGAACAAAAACAGTAACGGAGTTAAAGACTTTTATTCATACGATAACCGAATTTATCGAAAAGGTGGCGGAAGTTGAGAGCGAAAATGATTTAGTTGCTTTGCGAAACAGATTTTTCATTGAAAAAACATTTTCAATATCATCAATTCCAAATGAAATATTAGAGTCACAATCAATATTTAGCTTAGTTGACTTTTTGATAAGTAAAGACGCCATCTTTGATAAAAATCAAAACATCATTTTTCAGAAAGCCTTTAAAATTTATGACAAGCAACCCGAACTTACTTTGGATGATATAGCAGAGGAAATAAATATTTCAAGAGAAAGAGTCCGGCAAATAAGGAAAGGTATTGTGGAAAATTTATTCAATAGCCTCCAATTTACTAAAAATATTGAAGACGATTTATATCAGAAATACAATATTGACCAAACCCAACTTTTGACCAATATTGAAGATGATTTGAATAATTTGATTAATGACGTTAATAAAACTAATTTTTCAAATGAATTTAACTCATTCGTAATCTACACATACATTTCTGATAAATTTGATCTTATTGGAGAGATTGAAGATGTTTTGCTACCTAAGTATTTTAATTCAAGAGAGCGTCATAATTGGGATAATTTTTATTTAGTGAACAAGAAAATAAGTTGTTTATTCAATTTCATTGATTTTGCTAATGACCTAGATAAAAGATCAAGTGAACGTATAGAAGAAAGTTACATTTTCAACTTTAAAAGTTACTTATTGAGTTTTTTAACATCAACTAATTTAGATGTAATAAATAACATATCAGAAGTTGCCGAAAAAATTCTAAATAATGAATTTGGAATTTATATTGATACTAATGACAATATTAAATTTACTAGAAATTCTCTAAAGCAAGCACACGAATATGCTTATGAAGCTTTAAAATTATTAGGTAAGCCATCAAAAGTCAATGAGATTACCAAGAAAGTTGAAGAATTACATCCCGATTATGAAACTAATGAAGCAAAAGTGCGTGCCTCTATGAAAAGAGATAATGGTTTTGTTCCTATTGGTCGAAGAAGCATATTTGGATTAAAGGAATGGGAAAATGAATTAGAAAATTTTAAAGGAGGAACTATTCGTCAAATAGTTGCTGAATATTTGAGTAACTGTTCATCACCACAGCATTACTCAGATATTACTTCTTATGTTTTACAATTTCGACCAAAGACAAATGAATACAGTATTATTCAAAACATAAAATTAGATGAATCTAAAACATTTATTTTCTTTAAAAACTCATTTGTCGGATTGTTAAATAAAACATATGACAAAACCTTTGTTTCAATGACGAATTCAGAAACAATTGAAAAAAAATCTTGGGAAGAAAGATATACTGAGCTCACAGGATTTTTAGCTTTAAACAATAGATTACCTTTTTCAAGTGGTTGTCCTGAATACGAAATCAAACTTTACAGATGGTATAAAATCCAAGTTGGAAAAACAAAAAATAGGGGAATCGAAGAAGAAAAAAGTAATTTGATAAACGAGATAATTAAAAATTTCGAAAAAGGTGAATCTACTCAAAGGACAAGCACAAATAATATAGGAAGAAGAAAAAAGGTGAGTAGTAATTCTAAATATACATATGAAGACCTAACTAAATTTATAAGTATTAATAAGCGGATGCCCGACTCCAGAGATCCAAATGAAAGTAGCCTTTATCAATTTTATTATAGAAACAAAAAGACTCTCGAAAATATTGATGCTCTATCAGCACAAGATGTAAAATTAGTGGAATTAATAGAGAAATTTGGATCTTCTAAACATCCTAAATATACAATTGATCAACTGATGGAATTTATTAAGATCAATAAGAGAATGCCCGATTCCAGAGAAACTAATGAAAGAGGTCTTTATCAGTTTCTTTATAAACAAAGAAAGTTGTTTGAACAAGGAGAATTAGAACAATCCGAAGAAAACCAATTTATTGAAATCGCTAAAATAATTCAAAATTATAAGTATGAAAATAAAAGAAACTAA
- a CDS encoding alpha/beta hydrolase, with the protein MKKTLKILGIILFVLIALYLFSIPYLRSKNVVKETMFYTPTKYDNKNIFNQLDAKYLTYITKDSIVFAANKFISSTKEDSVKLNQTILKRKFQKFERNSKSEFYTITPRTYKKAGIYMLGNQFNIFNMLDDLTELSKKDSVKIYVIVYNGNGYSKGDSNFSTQFKINQNFFEFVNSSNSVDFVVGHSLGTVFATKLATDNKIPKLALLAPASNIDDVADYFIGLAPFWAKPYFNFSEIKKSEFSKEGNNSENIKNYFGKLILLHGTKDENLPFSMSEKIYENSKSKDKTLIKIEDGDHYAPLVDENWTKLILKLK; encoded by the coding sequence ATGAAGAAAACATTAAAAATTTTAGGAATTATTTTATTTGTATTAATTGCCTTATACTTATTTTCAATTCCTTATTTACGAAGTAAAAATGTTGTTAAAGAAACTATGTTTTATACGCCAACAAAATATGACAATAAAAATATATTTAATCAATTAGATGCAAAATATCTAACGTATATTACAAAGGACTCCATAGTTTTCGCTGCGAATAAATTTATTTCATCTACGAAAGAGGATTCAGTCAAATTGAATCAAACAATATTGAAACGAAAATTTCAAAAATTTGAAAGAAACTCTAAATCTGAATTTTATACGATAACACCAAGGACTTATAAAAAGGCAGGTATATATATGTTAGGCAATCAGTTTAATATATTTAATATGCTTGATGACTTAACAGAACTTTCAAAGAAAGACAGCGTAAAAATTTATGTGATTGTTTATAATGGAAATGGTTACTCAAAGGGAGATTCCAATTTTTCAACTCAATTTAAAATTAATCAGAATTTCTTTGAATTCGTAAATTCTTCCAATTCAGTCGATTTTGTAGTAGGGCATTCATTGGGAACTGTTTTCGCAACTAAATTAGCAACAGATAATAAAATTCCAAAATTAGCACTATTAGCACCTGCATCAAATATAGATGATGTTGCAGATTATTTCATAGGCTTAGCGCCATTTTGGGCAAAACCATATTTCAATTTTTCGGAAATTAAAAAATCTGAATTTTCTAAGGAAGGAAACAATTCAGAAAACATTAAAAATTATTTTGGAAAGTTAATTTTATTACACGGAACAAAGGACGAAAATCTGCCCTTTTCAATGTCCGAAAAAATATATGAAAATTCAAAATCAAAAGATAAAACTCTGATAAAAATCGAAGACGGAGACCATTACGCACCATTAGTTGACGAAAACTGGACAAAACTTATACTCAAATTGAAATAA
- the xerA gene encoding site-specific tyrosine recombinase/integron integrase: protein MNWTAKLIKHRGESRIAIYFEKNPDWIARMKQQEGSRWSQTLGVWHLPDTLENRMKFQIIETPIKRPSAEGTVQIEKFRYWLLSKRYSENTIKTYTEALKSFLIFYNEKPVAEITNDDVIRYNNEYILNNNLSASYQNQIVNAIKLFFKTVLDTKIEFDKIHRPKRAKVLPNVLSKEEVKLILNAHSNIKHKMMLSLIYSCGLRCGELLALQPVHIDSKRNLVMLKNAKGKKDRITPLSPKILEMLREYFKVYQPTAYLFEGQKAGTSYDARSLQQVIKQAVQKAGISKPVTLHWLRHSYATHLLESGTDLRYIQELLGHNSSKTTEIYTHVSTKSLQQIKSPFDDL, encoded by the coding sequence ATGAACTGGACAGCGAAACTAATCAAACATCGTGGTGAAAGCCGAATCGCCATTTATTTCGAAAAAAATCCAGATTGGATTGCCCGTATGAAGCAACAAGAAGGCTCGCGATGGAGCCAAACGCTAGGCGTATGGCACTTGCCTGACACCCTAGAGAACCGAATGAAGTTTCAGATTATCGAAACGCCTATCAAACGTCCTTCGGCAGAAGGAACAGTGCAAATAGAAAAATTCAGATACTGGCTACTATCCAAACGGTACAGTGAGAATACCATAAAAACCTATACCGAAGCTTTAAAATCCTTTCTGATATTCTACAACGAAAAGCCAGTTGCCGAAATCACGAATGACGATGTTATACGATACAATAATGAGTATATTTTGAATAATAATTTATCGGCATCGTATCAAAACCAAATTGTTAATGCGATCAAACTATTTTTTAAAACGGTGTTAGATACCAAAATAGAGTTCGACAAGATTCATCGTCCCAAACGCGCTAAAGTTTTGCCTAATGTATTGAGTAAGGAGGAAGTAAAATTGATATTGAATGCGCATAGCAACATTAAACACAAAATGATGTTGAGCTTAATTTATAGTTGTGGATTGCGTTGTGGCGAATTATTAGCGCTGCAACCTGTTCATATTGATTCGAAAAGGAATCTTGTAATGTTAAAAAATGCGAAAGGAAAGAAAGATAGAATCACCCCGTTAAGTCCGAAGATATTGGAAATGTTACGGGAATATTTTAAAGTTTACCAACCCACTGCCTATTTATTTGAAGGCCAAAAAGCAGGAACATCCTACGACGCACGAAGCCTACAACAAGTAATAAAGCAAGCGGTGCAAAAAGCAGGAATCTCAAAACCTGTTACTCTTCATTGGCTCCGTCACAGTTATGCTACCCATTTATTGGAAAGCGGAACCGATTTACGTTATATCCAAGAATTGCTGGGACACAATAGCAGTAAAACCACCGAAATTTATACTCACGTAAGTACGAAAAGTTTGCAACAAATAAAAAGTCCATTTGATGATTTGTAA